In Sodalis ligni, a single genomic region encodes these proteins:
- a CDS encoding ankyrin repeat domain-containing protein, with amino-acid sequence MVDYLLKRGADVNFVNADNITALLIAEENKDNNITELLNTHLSDLSSRTPQQATLTTQSILPTLTPVRNSDDNKRRKRTEDHIAPTFQHNVRRKKKHNANKRHAPEEKKSNSHESIVWHDIIKNHIRKLTASNNKVKNPFIDQTRQACLQTVNGAKNIAVSAIELEKLHQFCAEIGNSSNAQNHDGISDLMMQAATSYSNAGFVNPMIRNDGADVNLRDKENNTALMWAVKSFLEMNEEKERNKHQLQKLTLGKVNHKDYYLRFRPEEEQPQELRCDDIICDETACEEDIFDVAKPKRLFGKAKIAANNALLNIIDKSFKLDNLHCTDMSCEESYMAVLNSDTSEYRNTPCDETGPSDDPLHEINCHLAVKKEIIRSLLDNGADSDLTGTEGFSPLMMTVIKNDLSTFMQLIARGANSELTNDAGETALHLAIKYSTNQNIINLLIVLTKNINVKDSNNQTPFMIASFRGKLDVMELLIQKGTDINQADHQGWTALMHGVNCNNEKIVKYLIDKGAEVNLPTSCSKSALMIALEKRNKNMAQLLFVAGANIKAKERDYFESLTIKSIHKGSAALDSETSKENKDQSTGQTFTADHNQTMTD; translated from the coding sequence ATGGTCGACTATTTGTTGAAAAGAGGCGCTGACGTCAATTTTGTGAATGCCGATAATATAACAGCACTCCTCATTGCTGAGGAAAATAAAGATAACAACATCACTGAATTGCTGAACACACACCTATCTGACTTATCATCTCGAACACCACAGCAAGCAACGCTAACGACGCAAAGCATTCTGCCAACGCTTACTCCCGTAAGGAATTCAGATGATAATAAAAGAAGAAAACGGACAGAGGATCATATAGCGCCGACGTTTCAACATAACGTCAGGCGTAAAAAAAAGCATAACGCAAATAAAAGGCATGCCCCTGAAGAGAAAAAAAGTAATTCCCATGAAAGTATTGTTTGGCATGATATTATCAAAAACCATATTAGAAAACTTACCGCCAGCAATAATAAAGTTAAAAATCCTTTCATTGACCAGACACGTCAGGCATGCCTGCAAACGGTAAATGGCGCAAAAAACATCGCGGTAAGCGCTATTGAATTGGAAAAACTACATCAATTTTGTGCTGAAATTGGGAATAGCAGCAATGCCCAAAACCATGATGGCATTAGCGATTTAATGATGCAGGCAGCCACCAGCTACTCTAATGCTGGTTTTGTTAATCCTATGATAAGAAATGATGGCGCCGACGTAAACCTTCGGGATAAGGAAAACAATACCGCATTAATGTGGGCCGTTAAATCGTTTCTTGAGATGAATGAAGAAAAAGAAAGAAATAAACATCAGCTGCAAAAATTGACGTTGGGAAAAGTCAATCATAAAGATTATTATCTCCGCTTTCGTCCAGAAGAAGAACAGCCACAAGAATTGCGTTGCGATGACATCATTTGTGACGAAACAGCCTGTGAAGAGGATATTTTCGATGTTGCCAAGCCTAAAAGATTATTTGGCAAAGCCAAAATAGCAGCGAATAATGCCCTATTAAATATCATTGATAAAAGTTTTAAATTAGATAATTTACATTGTACCGACATGTCATGTGAGGAGAGCTATATGGCTGTGCTGAATAGCGATACGTCCGAATACCGCAACACTCCATGTGACGAAACGGGTCCAAGCGACGACCCGCTGCATGAGATTAATTGCCATCTTGCCGTTAAAAAAGAAATCATAAGAAGCCTGCTAGACAACGGCGCGGACAGCGATTTAACGGGCACAGAGGGTTTTAGTCCGCTGATGATGACCGTTATTAAAAACGATTTATCAACGTTTATGCAGCTGATCGCAAGGGGCGCAAATAGCGAGCTAACCAATGACGCCGGGGAAACCGCTTTGCACTTGGCCATCAAATACTCTACCAACCAGAACATCATCAACTTGCTTATAGTCTTAACTAAAAATATAAATGTTAAAGATAGCAACAATCAAACCCCCTTTATGATTGCCTCCTTTCGCGGGAAACTGGATGTCATGGAATTACTGATACAAAAAGGCACCGATATCAATCAAGCGGATCATCAAGGCTGGACGGCGTTAATGCATGGGGTAAATTGTAACAACGAAAAGATCGTGAAATATCTCATTGATAAAGGAGCCGAAGTTAACTTACCTACCTCATGTTCGAAAAGCGCTCTCATGATTGCATTGGAAAAAAGAAACAAAAATATGGCACAATTACTTTTCGTCGCCGGGGCGAACATAAAGGCGAAGGAAAGAGACTATTTTGAGTCTTTAACGATAAAAAGTATTCATAAAGGGAGCGCTGCTTTAGACTCAGAGACATCGAAAGAAAACAAAGATCAATCTACCGGTCAAACATTCACTGCAGACCACAATCAAACCATGACTGACTAA
- the hisA gene encoding 1-(5-phosphoribosyl)-5-[(5-phosphoribosylamino)methylideneamino]imidazole-4-carboxamide isomerase, which yields MIIPALDLIDGQVVRLHQGDYGQSRRYGNDPLPRLQDYVRQGAQLLHLVDLTGAKDPAARQIPLLKTLLAGVTPAPVQIGGGIRTLSDVEALLEAGATRVVVGSTAVKQPREVQGWFERFGPDALVLALDVRIDGQGQRRVAVSGWQQDSGMTLEEAIGQYQAYGLKHVLCTDISRDGTLQGSNVALYRDLCRAYPAIAFQASGGIGGLEDIKQLRTSGVQGVIVGRALLEGKFTLEEAIACWQNV from the coding sequence GTGATTATTCCCGCTTTGGATTTAATTGATGGCCAGGTGGTGCGGCTGCATCAGGGCGACTACGGACAAAGCCGGCGGTATGGCAACGATCCCCTGCCCCGCCTGCAGGATTACGTTCGGCAAGGAGCACAGCTCCTGCATCTGGTGGATCTGACCGGCGCCAAAGACCCGGCCGCGCGCCAAATTCCCCTGCTGAAGACGCTGCTGGCCGGCGTAACGCCGGCGCCGGTGCAGATAGGCGGCGGCATCCGCACCCTATCGGATGTGGAGGCACTGCTGGAGGCCGGCGCCACCCGGGTGGTGGTGGGATCCACGGCGGTGAAGCAGCCGCGGGAGGTACAGGGGTGGTTTGAACGTTTCGGTCCGGACGCGCTGGTGCTGGCCCTGGATGTCCGCATCGACGGCCAGGGACAGCGCCGGGTGGCGGTGAGCGGCTGGCAGCAGGATTCGGGCATGACGCTGGAGGAAGCCATCGGCCAGTATCAAGCCTACGGTCTCAAACACGTATTGTGCACGGACATTTCCCGCGACGGTACCCTGCAAGGCTCTAACGTCGCTTTATACCGGGATCTTTGCCGCGCCTACCCCGCCATCGCTTTTCAGGCTTCCGGCGGTATCGGCGGCCTGGAAGATATCAAACAGCTGCGCACCAGCGGCGTTCAAGGGGTGATCGTGGGCCGCGCCCTGCTGGAAGGCAAATTCACCCTTGAGGAGGCCATCGCATGCTGGCAAAACGTATAA
- the rfbB gene encoding dTDP-glucose 4,6-dehydratase has translation MKILVTGGAGFIGSAVIRHIINNTQDTVVNVDKLTYAGNLESLSEIENSDRYAFEHADICDARAMAHIFTKHQPHAVMHLAAESHVDRSITGPSAFIETNIMGTYVLLEAAREYWSKLNETRKSAFRFHHVSTDEVYGDLPHPGEVPPGAELPLFTELTPYAPSSPYSSSKASSDLLVRAWRRTYGLPCVVTNCSNNYGPYHFPEKLIPLMILNALAGKPLPVYGNGEQIRDWLYVEDHARALYKVVTEGKNGETYNIGGHNERKNIDVVKTICTILDDVIVNKPEGIESFSQLITYVVDRPGHDLRYAIDATKIKNDLGWVPQETFESGIAKTVHWYLNNKEWWQRVMDGSYAGERLGLSK, from the coding sequence GTGAAAATTCTGGTCACAGGTGGCGCAGGTTTTATTGGATCTGCCGTCATTCGCCATATCATCAACAATACGCAAGACACAGTGGTTAATGTCGATAAATTAACCTACGCCGGTAACCTTGAGTCACTGTCTGAGATCGAAAACAGTGACCGCTACGCGTTTGAACATGCAGATATCTGCGACGCACGGGCTATGGCGCATATTTTCACCAAGCATCAACCTCACGCAGTCATGCATCTGGCCGCTGAAAGTCATGTGGACCGTTCAATCACCGGCCCCTCTGCCTTTATCGAAACCAATATCATGGGGACATATGTTCTGCTGGAAGCGGCGCGGGAATACTGGTCAAAACTGAATGAAACGCGTAAAAGCGCTTTCCGCTTTCATCATGTTTCCACCGATGAGGTATACGGAGACTTACCGCACCCCGGCGAAGTACCTCCCGGCGCGGAACTACCGCTGTTCACCGAACTGACTCCCTATGCACCCAGCAGTCCCTATTCTTCTTCGAAAGCGTCCAGCGACCTTTTGGTGCGCGCATGGCGTCGCACCTATGGTTTGCCTTGCGTTGTGACTAACTGTTCCAACAATTATGGTCCTTATCACTTCCCGGAAAAACTGATCCCATTGATGATTTTGAATGCCCTCGCCGGTAAACCGTTACCGGTTTACGGCAATGGGGAGCAGATCCGGGATTGGTTATATGTAGAAGATCATGCCCGTGCCCTTTATAAAGTAGTGACGGAGGGTAAGAACGGCGAGACCTATAATATAGGTGGCCACAATGAGCGAAAGAATATCGATGTTGTGAAAACCATTTGCACCATTCTGGATGACGTAATCGTAAACAAACCTGAGGGTATCGAAAGCTTCTCACAGTTAATCACTTACGTGGTCGACCGCCCTGGACACGATCTACGTTATGCTATCGATGCGACAAAAATCAAAAATGATCTGGGCTGGGTTCCACAGGAAACGTTCGAATCAGGTATAGCGAAGACAGTGCATTGGTATTTGAATAATAAAGAATGGTGGCAGCGTGTTATGGATGGCTCATATGCAGGCGAGCGTCTGGGTTTGAGCAAATAA
- a CDS encoding glycosyltransferase: MSFANDEPVAILMGTYQGERYIDEQLNSFKSQSYGNWTLYVSDDGSIDETLCKIQEFSTTSKSSVKFLMAPQRFCLQLSFFTDAT; this comes from the coding sequence ATGTCTTTTGCAAATGATGAGCCAGTTGCAATCCTGATGGGAACATATCAAGGTGAGCGTTATATTGACGAGCAGCTTAATTCATTCAAATCACAAAGTTACGGGAATTGGACACTATATGTATCTGATGATGGTTCAATTGATGAAACACTTTGTAAGATACAAGAGTTCTCCACAACATCGAAATCCTCGGTAAAATTTTTGATGGCCCCACAAAGGTTTTGTCTGCAACTTTCTTTCTTTACTGATGCGACCTGA
- a CDS encoding ABC transporter permease has translation MWLAAYFIFFGIPHLTVFYFPLILVPLMIISLGISWFLASLGVFLRDISQFIGLFTTALMFLSPVFYSAEILPENFRNLMYFNPLTAVIEQTRNTLYWGKHPDFEVLGFYWLAAFIIAWLGFIWFQKTRKGFADVL, from the coding sequence GTGTGGCTTGCGGCTTATTTTATTTTCTTTGGAATACCTCATCTAACCGTATTTTATTTTCCATTAATACTTGTTCCATTAATGATCATTAGCCTTGGAATTAGTTGGTTCCTTGCCTCTTTGGGAGTCTTCCTTCGTGATATCAGTCAATTCATCGGATTATTCACGACGGCGTTGATGTTCTTAAGCCCTGTTTTTTATTCTGCAGAAATTCTACCCGAAAACTTTAGAAATTTGATGTATTTTAACCCATTGACAGCAGTTATCGAGCAAACGCGAAATACACTTTATTGGGGTAAACATCCCGATTTTGAAGTCTTAGGATTTTACTGGTTAGCCGCTTTTATTATAGCGTGGTTAGGCTTCATCTGGTTCCAAAAGACGCGCAAGGGGTTCGCAGATGTGCTCTAA
- the rfbA gene encoding glucose-1-phosphate thymidylyltransferase RfbA → MKGIVLAGGSGTRLYPLTQGVSKQLLPVYDKPMIFYPISVLMLAGIRDILVITTPQDMPGFKRLLGDGSQFGIRLSYEVQPSPDGLAQAFIIGEKFINGEPCALVLGDNIYFGQSFGDKLKTASLLTHGAMVFGYQVQDPERFGVVEFDKNNTAISIEEKPLKPKSSWAVTGLYFYDNRVVEMAKQVKPSPRGELEITTLNQMYLDRGELQVELLGRGFAWLDTGTHESLIEASQFIHTIEKRQGMKVACLEEIAFRRGWMSKEQVGEQAKKLSKTDYGRYLRIMINE, encoded by the coding sequence ATGAAAGGCATTGTATTAGCGGGTGGTTCCGGTACGCGTCTTTACCCACTCACTCAGGGCGTCTCAAAACAGCTGTTGCCTGTTTATGACAAGCCGATGATTTTCTATCCGATTTCCGTGCTGATGCTGGCAGGTATCCGTGACATTCTGGTTATCACCACCCCACAGGATATGCCAGGTTTCAAGCGTCTGCTTGGCGACGGCTCGCAGTTCGGCATCCGTCTTTCATATGAAGTGCAGCCGTCACCTGATGGCCTTGCCCAGGCATTTATTATTGGTGAAAAATTCATCAATGGTGAACCTTGTGCTCTCGTTCTGGGCGATAATATCTATTTCGGGCAAAGCTTTGGCGATAAACTCAAGACGGCATCGCTACTTACCCACGGCGCCATGGTATTCGGCTATCAGGTCCAAGATCCGGAACGTTTCGGCGTAGTGGAGTTTGATAAAAATAACACAGCTATTTCCATTGAAGAAAAACCCCTTAAACCAAAATCCAGCTGGGCGGTTACCGGCCTCTATTTCTACGATAACCGCGTAGTGGAAATGGCAAAGCAGGTAAAACCCTCTCCACGCGGTGAACTCGAAATTACTACGTTGAACCAGATGTACCTTGACCGAGGTGAATTGCAGGTTGAACTACTTGGTCGCGGCTTTGCATGGTTAGATACAGGAACCCATGAAAGTCTGATAGAAGCGTCACAATTTATCCATACCATTGAAAAACGCCAGGGTATGAAGGTGGCTTGCCTTGAAGAAATTGCCTTCCGCAGAGGCTGGATGAGCAAAGAGCAGGTCGGAGAGCAGGCGAAAAAATTGTCAAAGACAGATTACGGTCGTTATTTACGCATTATGATCAACGAATAA
- a CDS encoding ABC transporter ATP-binding protein translates to MCSNYAIQVQGLSKCYQIYDRPSDRLKQSIYTGIRKLVGKKGKALFREFWALKDINFNVEKGESIGIIGQNGSGKSTLLQLICGTLSPTTGTVETNGRIAALLELGSGFNPEFTGRENVYMNGAVLGLSEAEINEKFDEILIFADIGDFIDQPTKTYSSGMLVRLAFAVQVCIEPDILIVDEALAVGDALFQKRCFERMDRLRTNGTTLLFVSHDQESVRTMTNKAIFLEHGVTKFIGSSADALLEYRKSLHEVESKRLNEAAQHLKNKAQQARNILQAEAATVLSLERSVENSVEKLNFQNASNHFHSAILTLKSWMYLF, encoded by the coding sequence ATGTGCTCTAATTATGCGATTCAGGTGCAAGGCCTGAGCAAGTGTTATCAAATTTACGATCGTCCGTCTGATCGCTTAAAACAGTCGATATATACTGGCATTAGAAAACTTGTTGGTAAAAAGGGAAAGGCATTATTTCGTGAATTTTGGGCTTTAAAAGACATTAACTTCAATGTTGAAAAAGGCGAATCAATAGGCATCATCGGTCAAAATGGTTCAGGCAAATCAACGCTGCTGCAATTGATTTGTGGAACATTAAGCCCCACTACCGGAACGGTGGAAACGAACGGTAGAATCGCGGCTTTACTTGAGCTAGGTTCTGGCTTTAATCCGGAATTTACCGGCCGTGAAAATGTTTATATGAATGGTGCGGTCTTGGGATTATCCGAGGCGGAAATCAATGAAAAATTTGATGAAATCCTTATCTTTGCAGATATTGGCGACTTTATCGATCAGCCCACGAAAACATATTCAAGCGGGATGCTGGTGAGATTAGCATTTGCGGTTCAGGTCTGTATTGAACCGGATATACTTATCGTTGACGAGGCACTGGCCGTTGGTGATGCCCTGTTTCAAAAGCGTTGTTTCGAAAGAATGGACAGGCTTCGTACCAATGGTACGACGTTATTGTTTGTTTCACATGATCAAGAATCCGTGCGCACAATGACTAATAAAGCCATCTTTCTTGAGCATGGTGTCACTAAATTTATAGGGTCTTCCGCTGATGCTTTACTTGAATATCGTAAATCATTACATGAGGTAGAATCGAAAAGATTAAATGAGGCCGCTCAGCACCTGAAGAATAAAGCGCAGCAAGCACGTAATATTCTCCAAGCCGAAGCTGCAACAGTACTTTCATTAGAAAGGTCGGTTGAGAACTCAGTTGAAAAACTGAATTTTCAGAACGCCTCAAATCATTTTCATTCGGCGATCTTGACGCTGAAGTCTTGGATGTATTTATTTTAG
- a CDS encoding IS30 family transposase, with translation MVSIHGAMTAERKSRIWQLWRKGTSMSVIARDIAKPPATVYSYLLYHGGMVPRRRTRRPGTLSMLERESISRGLACGMSYRALGRQLGRSASTVLREVNRNGEPDKYRACEAEKTFLKRSRRPKPFLLTIQPGLRSVVIERLEADWSPEQIAGWLKRQSPDGKIMCVSHETIYRSLFIQARGVLSEELKKHLRTKRMFRHARSHHAAVAGGIPDAISIRARPAEIEDRALPGHWEGDLIAGANNSAIATVVDRSTRFTVLCKVKNKRAESVVQSLTEQMRQLPSQLHKSLTWDRGQELSAHKRFSMDTHMSVYFCDPGCPWQRGTNENTNGLLRQYFPKGTSLAGYSQHELNDVAAKLNGRPRKTLGFKTPAEALDAMLQ, from the coding sequence ATGGTAAGTATTCACGGTGCCATGACTGCGGAAAGAAAGTCCCGGATCTGGCAACTATGGCGAAAGGGGACTTCGATGAGCGTCATTGCCCGAGATATTGCCAAACCACCCGCGACGGTTTACTCATATCTTCTATACCATGGTGGCATGGTACCTCGGCGAAGGACTCGCCGTCCCGGGACCCTGTCGATGCTTGAGCGCGAGTCGATTTCACGTGGGCTTGCATGCGGGATGAGCTATCGGGCCCTGGGCCGCCAATTGGGTCGTTCGGCGTCGACGGTTTTGAGAGAAGTAAACCGCAATGGTGAGCCGGACAAATATCGGGCTTGCGAGGCAGAGAAAACCTTCCTGAAACGCAGTCGTCGGCCAAAGCCCTTTTTGTTGACCATTCAGCCCGGGCTCAGGAGCGTAGTGATCGAGCGGCTAGAGGCCGACTGGTCACCGGAGCAAATAGCGGGATGGCTCAAACGGCAATCTCCTGATGGAAAAATCATGTGTGTTTCGCACGAAACAATTTACCGGTCGCTGTTTATTCAAGCCCGTGGCGTACTAAGCGAAGAATTGAAAAAGCATCTACGAACCAAACGGATGTTTCGCCATGCCAGGTCTCATCATGCGGCCGTTGCAGGAGGCATTCCCGATGCCATTTCGATTCGCGCCCGACCCGCAGAAATCGAAGATCGGGCTCTTCCAGGGCACTGGGAAGGCGATCTCATTGCTGGCGCAAATAACAGCGCAATTGCCACTGTCGTCGACAGGAGTACGCGATTTACAGTCCTTTGCAAGGTAAAAAATAAACGGGCTGAAAGTGTAGTCCAATCACTCACCGAACAAATGCGTCAACTTCCCTCGCAATTGCACAAGAGCCTGACATGGGACCGTGGTCAAGAGCTATCTGCACACAAGCGCTTTAGTATGGATACGCACATGTCCGTATATTTCTGTGACCCAGGTTGTCCATGGCAGCGCGGTACCAACGAAAACACGAATGGCCTGCTACGGCAATACTTTCCAAAGGGAACAAGCTTGGCAGGCTACTCGCAGCATGAGCTGAACGATGTCGCTGCCAAACTGAACGGACGTCCAAGGAAAACGTTGGGATTCAAAACCCCGGCCGAAGCGCTGGACGCTATGTTGCAGTGA
- the hisF gene encoding imidazole glycerol phosphate synthase subunit HisF — MLAKRIIPCLDVRDGQVVKGVQFRNHEIIGDIVPLARRYAEEGADELVFYDITASSDDRVVDQSWVERVAEVIDIPFCVAGGIKTLEQAGRILSFGADKISINSPALADPTLITRLADRFGVQCIVVGIDTWFDAGSGTYQVNQYTGDETRTRVTQWLTPDWVTEVQRRGAGEIVLNMMNQDGVRNGYDLKQLKLIRELCHVPLIASGGAGTAEHFLEAFRDAEVDGALAASVFHKQIINIRELKAFLAQQGVEIRLC, encoded by the coding sequence ATGCTGGCAAAACGTATAATTCCCTGCCTGGACGTCCGGGACGGACAAGTGGTGAAAGGCGTACAGTTCCGCAACCATGAAATCATCGGCGACATCGTGCCCCTGGCCCGGCGTTACGCCGAGGAAGGCGCCGACGAACTGGTGTTCTACGACATCACCGCCTCGTCGGACGACCGGGTAGTTGATCAGAGCTGGGTGGAACGCGTGGCCGAAGTGATAGATATTCCCTTCTGCGTGGCGGGAGGCATCAAGACCCTCGAACAAGCCGGCCGCATACTGTCGTTCGGCGCCGACAAAATTTCCATTAATTCGCCGGCGCTGGCGGACCCGACCCTCATCACCCGCCTGGCGGATCGCTTCGGCGTACAGTGTATCGTCGTGGGCATTGATACCTGGTTCGACGCAGGCAGCGGTACCTATCAGGTCAATCAATATACCGGCGACGAAACCCGCACACGCGTGACCCAATGGCTGACCCCTGACTGGGTAACGGAAGTCCAGCGGCGCGGCGCCGGTGAAATTGTCCTGAACATGATGAACCAGGACGGCGTCCGCAACGGCTACGACCTGAAACAGCTCAAGCTTATCCGCGAACTGTGCCACGTACCTTTAATTGCCTCCGGCGGCGCCGGCACGGCGGAACACTTCCTGGAAGCCTTTCGCGACGCCGAAGTGGACGGCGCGCTGGCGGCCTCGGTATTCCACAAACAAATCATCAATATCAGAGAGTTGAAAGCGTTTCTCGCACAACAGGGAGTAGAGATCAGATTATGTTAA
- the hisIE gene encoding bifunctional phosphoribosyl-AMP cyclohydrolase/phosphoribosyl-ATP diphosphatase HisIE: MLTEQQRARLDWTKTGQMMPAIIQHAVSGEVLMMGYMNPQALQVTQDSGKVTFFSRSKQRLWTKGESSGNFLNVVSIHADCDNDTLLILANPDGPTCHTGADSCFSPAATDWVFLYKLETLLAGRKNADPQSSYTARLYASGTKRIAQKVGEEGVETALAATVHDREELTNEAADLVYHLLVLLQDQDLNLSRVIGRLRERHNKP; the protein is encoded by the coding sequence ATGTTAACCGAACAACAACGCGCCCGGCTGGATTGGACCAAAACCGGTCAAATGATGCCCGCGATTATCCAGCATGCGGTCTCCGGCGAAGTCCTCATGATGGGCTATATGAATCCGCAAGCGTTGCAGGTCACGCAAGACTCCGGCAAGGTCACCTTCTTTTCCCGCAGCAAGCAGCGCCTGTGGACCAAAGGAGAAAGCTCCGGCAACTTCCTGAACGTCGTCAGCATCCATGCCGACTGTGATAACGACACGCTCTTGATCCTGGCCAATCCCGACGGCCCCACCTGCCATACCGGCGCCGACAGCTGCTTCTCCCCCGCCGCCACCGACTGGGTTTTTCTGTACAAGCTGGAAACCCTGCTGGCGGGCAGAAAAAACGCCGATCCGCAAAGCTCCTATACCGCCCGGCTCTATGCCAGCGGCACCAAGCGCATCGCCCAGAAGGTGGGGGAAGAAGGCGTAGAAACGGCCCTGGCGGCCACGGTCCATGACCGGGAGGAATTAACCAACGAAGCCGCCGACCTGGTCTATCACCTGCTGGTTTTACTGCAGGATCAGGATCTGAACCTCAGCCGGGTGATTGGCCGTTTGCGTGAGCGGCATAACAAGCCATAA
- the hisH gene encoding imidazole glycerol phosphate synthase subunit HisH: MNVVILDTGCANLFSVTAAVRRLGYQPTVSRETDTVLRADKLFLPGVGTARAAMEQLRERGLIDLVKSCTQPVLGICLGMQLLGSASEENGGIRTLDIIDTPVVKMTDFGLPLPHMGWNQVQARSDSRLFRGIDDGSYFYFVHSYAMPLCAATLAQCNYGEPFSAAVEQENFFGVQFHPERSGAAGARLLKNFLEM, from the coding sequence ATGAACGTCGTGATCCTGGACACCGGCTGCGCCAATCTCTTTTCCGTCACCGCCGCCGTGCGCCGCCTCGGCTATCAACCGACGGTCAGCCGCGAAACCGATACCGTCCTGCGGGCGGATAAACTCTTCCTGCCCGGCGTGGGCACCGCCCGCGCGGCGATGGAACAACTGCGGGAACGCGGCCTGATTGACCTGGTGAAATCCTGCACCCAGCCGGTATTGGGCATTTGTCTGGGTATGCAATTGTTGGGCAGCGCGAGCGAGGAAAACGGCGGCATCCGCACCCTGGACATCATCGATACCCCGGTCGTCAAAATGACCGATTTCGGCCTGCCGCTGCCGCACATGGGCTGGAACCAGGTACAGGCCCGCAGCGACAGCCGTTTGTTCCGCGGCATCGATGACGGCAGCTATTTCTATTTTGTCCACAGCTATGCCATGCCGCTCTGTGCCGCCACCCTGGCCCAATGCAATTACGGCGAGCCGTTCAGCGCGGCGGTGGAGCAGGAAAATTTCTTCGGCGTGCAGTTCCACCCCGAGCGCTCCGGCGCCGCCGGCGCCCGTTTACTGAAAAACTTTCTGGAGATGTAA
- a CDS encoding ankyrin repeat domain-containing protein, translating to MHDLKNKSENITAEHRNAYIHRKQAILSCLPQMGKANGVIANNRVFDNKRLYEARINSSDINAQNQHGITRLMVASATTYSLEYVINLLNNGTKIDLQDQEGNTALIWAIKSLALVGQQYRKKLRYLKKWKSASELWINAAMSTDRARENPSERREKKLKSARDKTFEEVKINIDLFPTQRKDKAILQIIHTLIGHGASVTLTGTGSFSAVMLAVISNELTLLEKLLKNKANADLQNNAGETALHLAVKYNTCWRIVELLLLYATDINKKDKKGQTPFMLAVQRGKWDIIAIMLAKGVDLTETDTLGWTVLMHAVNCGELKWSTIC from the coding sequence TTGCACGATTTAAAAAACAAGAGCGAAAATATCACGGCAGAACATCGCAATGCGTATATTCATCGAAAACAAGCAATACTCAGTTGCCTGCCTCAGATGGGAAAAGCAAATGGTGTTATTGCAAATAATCGTGTGTTTGACAATAAACGTTTATATGAAGCAAGGATTAACAGCAGCGACATTAACGCACAAAATCAACATGGAATAACACGTTTGATGGTGGCTTCAGCCACTACGTACAGCCTAGAGTATGTTATAAATTTATTAAATAATGGCACAAAAATAGACCTGCAAGATCAAGAAGGAAACACGGCATTGATCTGGGCCATTAAGAGTCTTGCATTGGTTGGCCAGCAATATAGAAAAAAACTACGCTACCTAAAAAAATGGAAAAGCGCGTCAGAACTATGGATTAACGCCGCTATGTCAACGGATCGCGCCCGCGAGAATCCATCAGAACGCAGAGAAAAAAAATTAAAATCGGCAAGGGATAAAACATTCGAAGAGGTGAAAATAAACATCGATCTCTTTCCCACGCAACGCAAAGATAAAGCAATATTACAGATAATCCACACCTTGATTGGCCACGGCGCCAGTGTCACCCTAACAGGCACCGGCAGCTTTAGTGCAGTGATGCTCGCGGTGATAAGCAATGAATTAACACTCTTGGAAAAGCTGCTAAAAAACAAAGCCAATGCTGACCTGCAAAATAACGCGGGTGAAACGGCTCTTCATCTGGCGGTAAAATACAATACCTGCTGGAGAATAGTTGAATTGCTTTTGCTTTACGCCACTGATATCAATAAAAAAGATAAGAAGGGTCAAACGCCGTTTATGCTGGCGGTACAGCGAGGGAAATGGGATATCATCGCTATCATGCTGGCCAAAGGCGTTGATTTAACAGAAACCGATACTCTGGGCTGGACGGTTTTGATGCACGCCGTAAATTGCGGTGAGCTAAAATGGTCGACTATTTGTTGA